The genomic DNA CGATCAGCTCGTCGCGCGCCTGCTCGTAGCCGAGCGACTCCGCCGTACCGGCACCTTCGTCCACCTTGCTGGTCATCCGCCCACCCTATGCATCAACAGGAACTACGCCTCGACCCGAACCGTGAACCCACCCGCGGCGACCCGCGCGCGCAGCACCTCGTCCGCCGTCACCTCTTCCGGGTCCCGGACGACATGTCCGTCGGACCGCTGGAGCACCGCGTACCCCCGCTTCAGGGTCGCCGCGGGGGAGAGGGCCACCACGCGCGCGTGCGTGTGGGTCAGCTCCGAGTCGGCGCGGTCCAGGAGATGGCCGAGGGTGCGCCGGCCGCGGTCGAGGAGGGCGGCGACATGATCCGCCCGCTCGTCGACCATCCGTTGCGGATCCTGTATCGACGGCCGCGACAGCGCCTGCGCCAGCCCGCGCTCCTCCCGGTCCACGAACGCGCCCACACACCGCCGCGCCCGGTCGCGCAACTGCCGTACGCGCTCGTACTCCTCGCCCACGTCCGGTACGACCTTCTTCGCCGCGTCGGTGGGGGTGGAGGCGCGCAGGTCGGCGACGTAGTCCAGGAGGGGGTTGTCGGGCTCGTGCCCGATCGCGGACACCACGGGCGTACGACAGGCCGACACGGCCCGGACGAGCTGCTCGTCGGAGAACGGCAGCAGGTCCTCCACGCTGCCGCCGCCGCGCGCCACGATGATCACGTCCACGCCGTCGAGCGCGTCCAGCTCCTTCACGGCCTGCACGACCTGCGGCACCGCGTGCACACCCTGCACGGGCACGTTGCGCACCTCGAAGCGGACGGCGGGCCAGCGATGCCGCGCGTTCTCCAGCACATCCCGCTCGGCGGCCGAGGCCCGCCCGCAGACCAGCCCGATGAGCTGCGGCAGGAACGGCAGCGGCTTCTTCCGGTCGGCCGCGAACAGCCCCTCCGCGGCCAGCGACTTCTTCAACTGCTCCAGCCGCGCGAGGAGTTCACCCACCCC from Streptomyces sp. NBC_01478 includes the following:
- the xseA gene encoding exodeoxyribonuclease VII large subunit; its protein translation is MALNTAPDAPLPVGEVSRLIGGWIDRLGAVWVEGQITQLSRRPGAGVVFLTLRDPSYDISVSVTCFRQVFDEIADVVSEGARVVVLAKPEWYAPRGQLSLRATEIRPVGVGELLARLEQLKKSLAAEGLFAADRKKPLPFLPQLIGLVCGRASAAERDVLENARHRWPAVRFEVRNVPVQGVHAVPQVVQAVKELDALDGVDVIIVARGGGSVEDLLPFSDEQLVRAVSACRTPVVSAIGHEPDNPLLDYVADLRASTPTDAAKKVVPDVGEEYERVRQLRDRARRCVGAFVDREERGLAQALSRPSIQDPQRMVDERADHVAALLDRGRRTLGHLLDRADSELTHTHARVVALSPAATLKRGYAVLQRSDGHVVRDPEEVTADEVLRARVAAGGFTVRVEA